From Seriola aureovittata isolate HTS-2021-v1 ecotype China chromosome 16, ASM2101889v1, whole genome shotgun sequence, one genomic window encodes:
- the poc1bl gene encoding polypeptide N-acetylgalactosaminyltransferase 4 has protein sequence MRGRCSRKLGVLAKAGFLIWVLWLGYLLLERSSFPSASSGEEEDEEHDLQARQLSIDESGANGQLARALYIKPAPDNNAPGEWGRATHLTLSPEEKKQEQDSVERYAINIYVSDKISLHRHIQDHRMNECRSKKFDYRRLPTTSVIIAFYNEAWSTLLRTIHSVLETTPAILLKEIILIDDYSDRGYLKSQLADYISNLERVRLIRTNKREGLVRARLIGATYATGDVLTFLDCHCECVPGWIEPLLERIGENASTIVCPVIDTIDWNTFEFYMQTDEPMIGGFDWRLTFQWHSVPEVERKRRRSRHEPIRSPTMAGGLFAVSKAYFEYLGTYDMGMEVWGGENLELSFRVWQCGGSLEIHPCSHVGHVFPKKAPYARPNFLQNTVRAAEVWMDSYKQHFYNRNPPARKETYGDISERLLLRERLKCNSFDWYLKNIYPDLHVPEDRSGWHGAVRSSGIHSECLDYNAPEHSPTGAHLSLFGCHGQGGNQYFEYTSQREIRFNSVTELCAEVLEGQTSIGMRHCPRDGELKSPSIIWEFRKDGTIYHPHADMCVTAYRTPEGRTDTQMRRCNPGDKTQQWKFEW, from the exons ATGAGGGGGCGTTGCTCTCGAAAACTAGGCGTGCTGGCCAAGGCTGGCTTCCTGATCTGGGTACTGTGGCTGGGCTACCTTTTGTTAGAACGCTCCTCTTTCCCTTCCGCTTCCtctggtgaggaggaggatgaagagcatGATCTTCAGGCGAGACAGCTCTCCATAGACGAGAGCGGGGCTAATGGGCAGCTTGCTAGGGCTCTCTACATTAAGCCAGCACCAGACAACAATGCGCCGGGGGAGTGGGGTCGGGCCACACACCTTACCCTGAGtcctgaagaaaagaaacaggagcAGGACTCTGTGGAGCGCTACGCTATCAATATCTATGTCAGTGACAAAATTTCCCTCCATCGGCATATCCAGGACCACAGGATGAATGA ATGCCGAAGTAAGAAGTTTGACTACAGGCGTTTACCCACCACTTCTGTGATCATAGCCTTCTACAACGAGGCCTGGTCCACCCTGCTGAGGACTATTCACAGTGTGCTGGAGACTACGCCTGCCATCCTGTTGAAAGAGATCATTCTCATCGATGACTACAGTGACCGAG GCTACCTGAAATCCCAACTAGCTGACTACATCAGTAATCTGGAACGTGTGCGGCTCATCCGGACCAACAAAAGAGAAGGGCTGGTCCGGGCACGTCTCATTGGCGCCACCTATGCTACGGGCGACGTGCTGACATTTCTTGACTGCCACTGTGAGTGCGTCCCTGGCTGGATTGAGCCTCTGCTGGAAAG GATTGGTGAGAATGCCAGTACCATTGTGTGCCCTGTGATCGACACCATTGACTGGAACACTTTTGAGTTTTACATGCAAACAGATGAGCCAATGATAGGAGGATTTGACTGGAGACTCACCTTTCAGTGGCACTCAGTCCCTGAAGTGGAACGCAAGAGGCGCAGGTCTCGCCATGAGCCCATCAG ATCTCCTACAATGGCAGGTGGATTATTTGCTGTGAGCAAGGCCTACTTTGAGTACCTGGGCACATATGACATGGGTATGGAGGTGTGGGGAGGAGAAAACCTGGAGCTCTCCTTCAGG GTGTGGCAGTGTGGGGGCAGCCTGGAGATTCACCCCTGCTCTCATGTGGGCCATGTGTTCCCTAAAAAGGCCCCTTATGCTCGACCCAACTTCCTCCAGAATACTGTACGAGCTGCAGAGGTTTGGATGGACTCATATAAACAACACTTCTACAACAGGAATCCTCCAGCCAGAAAG GAAACCTATGGGGATATCTCAGAGCGGCTGCTGCTGAGGGAGAGGCTAAAGTGCAACAGCTTTGACTGGTACCTGAAGAACATCTACCCTGACCTACATGTACCTGAGGACAGGTCGGGCTGGCATGGTGCT GTGCGTAGCTCAGGGATACATTCAGAGTGTCTGGATTACAACGCTCCGGAGCACAGTCCTACAGGTGcccacctctctctgtttggCTGCCATGGCCAGGGAGGCAACCAG TACTTTGAATACACATCTCAGAGGGAGATCCGTTTCAACTCTGTGACAGAGCTGTGTGCTGAAGTGCTCGAGGGTCAGACCTCCATCGGGATGAGGCACTGTCCTCGTGATGGGGAGCTCAAGTCTCCCAGTATCATCTGGGAGTTCAGAAAG GACGGGACCATCTACCACCCTCATGCAGACATGTGTGTGACAGCCTACCGCACACCAGAGGGCCGCACAGACACCCAGATGAGGCGCTGCAATCCAGGAGACAAAACCCAGCAGTGGAAGTTCGAGTGgtag
- the galnt12 gene encoding polypeptide N-acetylgalactosaminyltransferase 12 — MAACGRRNRPKLLFFLCGATLVGYLIFFRHNSGDVSATNRLGASVEGGEVENEQLKKPVYEKPPMSLDALGEMGRAVKLNLNGEEKRKEEESLKKNQINTYVSDKVSLHRRLPERWNPLCRELKYDYRSLPTTSVVIAFYNEAWSTLLRTVHSVLETSPDILLKEVVLVDDYSDRAHLKEPLEKYISGLRKVRLIRATKREGLVRARLLGASITTGDVLTFLDCHCECHEGWLEPLLQRIKEEPSAVVCPVIDVIDWNTFQYLGNPGEPQIGGFDWRLVFTWHSVPEHEQKRRRSPTDVIRSPTMAGGLFAVNKNYFHYLGTYDTGMEVWGGENLEFSFRIWQCGGSLEIHPCSHVGHVFPKKAPYSRSKALANSVRAAEVWMDEYKEIYYHRNPHARLEAFGDVTERKRLREKLGCKNFKWYLDNVYLDIHVPEDRPGMFGMFKNRGKNNYCFDYNPADEHTVVGQRVILYQCHGMGQNQFFEYSTDGEICYNTREPAGCIVGDNISTYLTLQLCRKRGQPVPKDQKFVFREDGSLYHVASQKCVEAVDKTDNGTPAPSLQPCSDSLHQKWFFEERM, encoded by the exons ATGGCAGCCTGCGGAAGAAGGAATCGACCCAAGctactttttttcctctgtggtgCCACTTTAGTTGGGTATCTGATATTTTTCAGACACAACTCCGGGGACGTGAGCGCGACAAATCGACTAGGGGCCtctgtggagggaggagaggtggaaaATGAACAGCTCAAGAAGCCCGTCTACGAGAAGCCCCCCATGTCTTTAGATGCCCTGGGCGAAATGGGGAGAGCTGTCAAACTGAATCTGAacggagaggagaaaaggaaagaagaggaaagtcTCAAAAAGAATCAGATTAACACATATGTCAGTGATAAAGTGTCTCTACATCGCAGGCTGCCAGAGAGATGGAACCCACT TTGCAGAGAGCTGAAATATGATTACCGGTCCTTGCCAACAACCTCTGTGGTGATTGCCTTCTACAACGAGGCCTGGTCCACCCTCCTGAGGACAGTCCATAGCGTGCTGGAAACGTCCCCTGACATTCTGCTGAAAGAGGTGGTGCTGGTGGACGACTACAGTGATAGAG CTCATCTGAAGGAGCCATTGGAAAAGTACATCTCAGGATTGAGGAAGGTGCGTCTGATCCGGGCCACCAAGAGGGAGGGATTGGTGCGGGCCCGGTTGCTAGGGGCATCCATTACCACGGGAGATGTACTGACCTTCCTGGACTGTCACTGTGAGTGTCACGAGGGCTGGTTAGAGCCCCTGCTCCAAAG GATCAAAGAGGAGCCATCAGCTGTGGTGTGTCCTGTCATTGATGTGATTGACTGGAACACCTTCCAGTATTTAGGCAACCCTGGTGAACCTCAGATTGGGGGGTTTGATTGGCGGTTGGTCTTCACCTGGCACAGTGTCCCAGAGCATGAGCAGAAACGCCGTCGCTCACCCACTGATGTCATCAG GTCTCCTACCATGGCAGGTGGTCTGTTTGCTGTAAACAAGAACTACTTTCATTACCTGGGAACATATgacacagggatggaggtgtGGGGAGGAGAGAACCTGGAGTTCTCCTTCAGA ATTTGGCAGTGTGGGGGCAGCCTGGAGATCCACCCATGCTCCCATGTGGGCCATGTGTTCCCTAAAAAGGCCCCTTACTCACGGAGCAAAGCTCTGGCAAACAGTGTGAGAGCTGCTGAGGTCTGGATGGATGAATACAAAGAGATTTACTACCATCGAAACCCCCACGCACGACTG GAGGCCTTTGGAGACGTGACAGAGCGGAAGAGGCTTAGAGAGAAGCTGGGCTGTAAGAACTTCAAGTGGTATTTGGATAATGTTTACCTTGATATTCACGTCCCAGAGGATCGGCCAGGCATGTTTGGAATG TTTAAAAACCGGGGCAAGAACAACTACTGCTTTGACTACAATCCTGCAGATGAACACACGGTGGTGGGTCAAAGGGTCATCCTCTACCAGTGTCACGGCATGGGTCAGAACCAG TTCTTTGAATACTCCACGGACGGTGAGATCTGCTATAACACGAGGGAACCTGCAGGATGCATTGTGGGTGACAACATCAGCACCTACCTGACACTCCAGCTGTGCAGAAAACGAGGACAACCTGTGCCTAAAGATCAGAAATTTGTCTTCCGAGAG GATGGGAGTCTGTATCATGTGGCGAGCCAGAAATGTGTTGAGGCAGTAGACAAGACAGACAACGGGACACCAGCCCCCTCACTCCAGCCCTGCTCTGACAGCCTCCACCAGAAGTGGTTCTTTGAGGAGAGAATGTAA